The sequence below is a genomic window from Harmonia axyridis chromosome 1, icHarAxyr1.1, whole genome shotgun sequence.
gccggccctcttagaatttgacatactaaggctcgaataattacaagatcagcaaaaatttgactttcaatacattttgtggaaAACCATATTATTGAACGGCAAAAAATggcgtcccaaaatggcggaggtgtctggggtccacattttcagtatttttagtatctaaaagttccccccccaaaagtggggcctggatccgcgcctgaaaCTGGAGGTAATCGATGTGACCAAGTTTTCTaatctccggttgagatgtctCTTCAATCCCTGGAAGAGCAGCTTCCAGAGGTCTcgaataatgaataattatatcgattcaCAAAGGTCTTATTGATAGTTCGGCCCGTCGCTTTAACGAACGGGTCTTTCTAGTTGATTTCTTTCTCGGGAACAGGATTAGATTTCCAGGTTAATTGAAgtcaataaatttttaaaaatcagatataatgaaacaaaaaccaaaattatgatattcacaaaatttgtgtcatttgactcaacggccaaaaacTTTATGATACAGAAAAATATCTCATTGAGTAGTAACTCAAACGAAAggaaacaaaattatttattaaattttgaatttggtaGAATCGGGACTACTCACCAATACTATCTGCAGTGAATAATATATTGGTTCCTCAACaaaacacaaataaaaaaaaaatccaaaagatCGTTAAACCGTTACTTTCCCTTATCCCGCGGTGTTAAGTTAGAATATAGCCGTGGCCTATACCTAGTTTTGATAAACTCCTTTTTAACTTTACACACGAGAcgtgtatttcatttttattcactCCACACCCAAACCGCGAACTCCGAGCTCACTTTTTTCTATAATAACCAAAAACTGAATCTTTATTGAAAACCCCTTTTCACCTACTTCTAACCTAACTTGACTTCTCTTAGAGTCTAATCAATtccttgttttttatttttgaataagtgCAGTTAACTGCTCTTATCTACTAAGTTTCTTCACAGCggaattttcatattcattcagaaatttgttgaaatctTCTGTCCGATTCCATCATCGTTCACTTCGTCAGATTTGGAAAAATCGATTTTAGTAACCCCACTGTTTCCAGAGAGAAATAATCAGCAGTTCTACTATTAGAGAAGAAGTATCGACACTaaatattctatgcatcttgctTTGTCATTTTCAACTGACAATAAATGCGTTGAAAGTATAATAAGGCATTTGTATGAAAATGCAATCTTCGCTTTTAAGTGTATTATTAGTTATTTTCAGAGTGACGTTGGCTCTCCAAGATCCCACATGCACCTTTGCCAACTATCCGTTCGTGATAGGCATAAAGGAAACTTTTTCATTTAGACACGTATGTGGAGGAAGTTTAGTTAAACCAAATACTGTGCTTACACTAGCCAGTTGTATAATCGAAAGAAAGGATATTCCAGGTTTTTTCACAGCAGTAGCTGGTCCATCTTCAATAGGCCGTGTTGGTTCCCAAAGGGTCATCGCTCAGCGTGTAGTTGTACACAAGAGATTCGATAGGAGTCGAAACATGAACGATGTTGGATTGCTTATTCTTAGCGGTGAATTTGAACTATCGCAATTAGTAGCTGTGGTAAGGATACCTGAACAATTCATCCTAGAAGATATAGGAAAACTCCACAGAAAAGCTGTAGCAATTGGTTGGGGACCGTACCATCCAGGAAAACGATTGACTGATGATAATAGGTACCTCTTCAATCCGAAGTTGAATTGTATCAAATTGAATATTCTTAGTGAAAGTAACTGTAAAATAGCTAGGAAAGGATTCGGATTTGAGCCTAATAAGATTTGTGCGTGGGTACCTCTTGGTAATGAAGATATGTGCCAGGGTGATGCTGGAGGACCACTTGTCAGTAATGGTACGCAGTATGGAATAGTTTCTGTAGGATTTGGTTGTGATTCGAGTAAAAGCCCAGCGTTTTATGAAAGAATCGATCGAGTTCTTGATATTTTTAAGCAGCCATATCAGGTAGAGATAGAATATAGATCAAGATCTATCAACAATCTTCCGGTATTTTATGTAATCCCATTTTTCATTgtgtttgaaataaaattatgaaaGTAACATTATCATAATTGCATGTGAAAATCATCATCACCAATTGATTCTCGAAAGGTGAGTAACATTGATtatcaatttaattttaaagaaaCGCAATGAATTCAGAAACGACCCTCGCCCTTTGTCTGCTTGAGTCAGACAAATTAAATGTATTATGGAATTTCAGAAAATTGATGTTCAAGACGTTTTACCTTTGAATTATAATAATCAActactgaaaaagaaaaataataataaaataattaactcGATACAAATCTTGTAGAAGAATGAATAATCACCCCATCTCTGGACCTCATTGGACCAGAACTTTCCTTTTCATCATTATCCGCAATAATCAGGAAGGTAGTTCATGAATACAAAAAAGATTTGCACTGGATGAACATTATAAGGCAACTAACACATGTACTTTTACAAGATCTTGAAGGAAAGGCTCAACTAACTCCATGCTTATATCGGAACATGTTAAATCTGCCCATGTCGATTGTTACTATTTTCTGTGGCGTGATATAATATCCACATAATAtacaaaaacaagaaaaaaccGTGGATTAGATGAATCAGCATCAAAGCATATTCAgtcaataaaaattgttggcaaaaatagttatttattgtaCAAGACTACAAATTTGTACTTTATCTTTGAGAGTGTCTAATAACGCTTGAGAAGATAATGCGATTTTATCGTCGTGCgcaatacaacatttttttctatagcaagatttcaaattttttttggcacaAAAATCGGAACTTGCTCCATTAATAGGCATATGAATTACTCTGTCAACAAATGTAAAACAAATTTAACATTCAGTTTTTTGGGGAGTGTTCAGTATCTTTGCGGTTAAAGTGATACTTTATCTACTCGAAAGAGTTGCTACAACAACATTTCAATATTAGCTATAGGAAAAATAGATTAACTGCATGTTTCATGGAAATTGGATTGACAAAATTGAACAATCAATCTAAATTGATCATGACAATCACCATCATAATAAAAGTTTTGTGGAACCCGACATTATTCTGCTGCATAATATAAACTTCACTTTCACAGATCTAAAAGTGCTTTAAGAGTTTGATAAAATTCGTTTGCTAAAATTCAGCTCCATAGCTACTTAAAACAAAGAGATTTTTTCGCAAAAATCAGTTAGAATTATTCTCGGCTCGTGAGATCTCAACTCAATCGGATCCATAATAACGAAAATATTTAGTATTTCCGCTCCTTCattcttcttggattttcttTGGTTCTAATGAATAgcttgaaatatatgaaatttgcaattgttatttcatatctatCCCGGAAGCTGACACCACAGCTCTACAGATTGTAAAAACTATTCCCTATAATGAATTCCAATGAATTGTGgttattttaagaaatatcaATAAGGAGCCTTTGCCTGAGGTTCCTCAAGGCGTGTCTGAAGTCGTCGGCGCTGGAAATGACAGGAGATGAAGGACTTCGGCCTGCTGAACAAAATATTAGGACTCCACAAAATTGAAATGCAACAGAAGAATAACACGAATTTATCCGACATCTGAAGATGCTGTGCAAGAGCCTCCATCAGCACTCACCCAAGAAGGTCATAAAAAGAAGACATAAGGAATAGACGAACCATATAAACAAAACAATATATTGTGGAAGCGAGAATTTATTTTTCTCATCATTTTTGAACTGTGAAAATTCTACTCATTTATTTATGTGAGTTTTAAATATCAACTCTACTATATATTGAATAGAGATGTTATTCTACGTGGTAAGTTAATGGAATTTTACTGCTTCCATTCAAAGCTAGTTCAATAGTGGAAGCCACAtgggaatttcaaaaatgattagcCAGATAGTTGCGTTATTTCTGAGGTGACGATATTTCATCCCCCTACTTGTGAATTCTCTTTCATGGTAGGAACGTTTCTGGAATTTCCTTGGTTGTATTTAATCAACGAATGGTATTGTTTATTCAATAACTATAGGTTAAGCTCTATGGCTTACCATATTTTTCCAAAAGTAATCGTGTTAAACGCATCTACTTTTTATTGGTGAAACCATGGTATTTTTGAATGCGGATATGCTTGCCATCTGATATGTTTTTCCACTTTTCTATATTTGTTATGTTTATTTACGTTCCTTTACTTTATTCCATAAGACTTTTGTTGTTTCTCCTATGATGAGTACAAATGGTgatgtaaatataaaaataaaccaAACATAATTAGGTAGTTTCTTTGGTAGTATCACTTATAGTTCTACTGTTTATAGCAGTGACAAGGAAAAATGGAAACATATTCGAAACGGATTTGTGTGAAATCATCTCTGTCTAGACTCTAGATCTTCCTGAAAAACAGAGAGACTTTCCTGGTGTTATCCAGTAAGATCAGTACACCATCTCAGAAAACACGGGTAACACTGTTCTAAGGGAAATTAATAGGGAGCGAAAAATATTGTCCGATATAGATTACAGTGAGCCCAAAGCCAAAATTATACAATTCATTCTATTTCTGCAACTTTTTGCTTCAGTACATCACAAGATTCCCAATATCGTCTGCAATATGTAACCTCATCCGTATTTTTGGGTTAAGTTGATCTGATTATTTCGTTTTATCAATTTCAGAAATCaatgcaattttatttgctTGGTACGATGGCTTTCAATTCAATTAGTGCAAATTGCTACTGGTGCAAATATGGAATACCCTCTAAACCTAAGAAATAATCGATTAATTATTGGTTACCAACAATTAAAACTAACTATAAGATCATGATTGACATATATTATTACTTACACAAGTCGCAAATATACTAGCTTTTTCGGCGAATGCGCACTCAATGATCCCATATTAACCATAATTCCCCCCTGTTATCAGAATAAAACTCATTCCCTCAAAAAATGCATTGAGCATGGGTCTCATTAGGCTTCAACTGTCTTGATATATTCTCCAAACCGTCATCAGAATTATCAAACTCCACATATTCACTTATATTAAGTGTTGGAATTTTTGTAAGTGCTAATTTGCATAAATACATATGGTGGTATGAAATCATAGACAAAGTGAGCGTGTCATGTCCCACCTATACATATCCCAAACGTTTGCAAGTCCAGCTATATTTTGACAGAGAACAACACTTGGTTAAGCCAAAACCAAGGTATACCATATAACAAGCATGTAAAGCAATGTAAAGTTTACAATTTGGTAATAATACATTGTAATGATATATTGCAGAGAAAAACAAAGTAGGTAGGTTATATTTCAATCAGTGAGTCCCTTCTTTTTTATATCGTCGTATCCTTCGAACAAAATTTTggatatgaaatttcaaattgaaccaagAAACGCTCCATTTTAATATACGCCATTACAGTTCCAATTTccatttatattttcaacacTTTTCCCATTCTCTAGGATATGTGGCGATTATTAagtatatgtacctacattgGAGATGAACTGGACTCCCACAAATATTTTATGCATAAACTCAaggtttcattttattattttggtcTAGAACAAAATCCAAGTTTATCGTTTGACTCATTGactttttttcggaaaaatcgtTAATGCAAATTCGCTGACTAAGGGGTGCGGCAACGACCTATTGCTGTTCAACACGCGAAGTTATAAATGGAAAGGGCAGAAAATATCGAATCAGTTTCAAATAATCACCTGATGTTCCATTCTATGGAATTTTAGGAAAATGATTAAAAGctattctatacagggtgagtctttgacttgtattGTCTATTTTTAGTTGTACCTCGCAAATGAAATGGAATCAATGATATGATTctcggaatatagttttttattgaagtgatgaatcttttccgaacaaaAAACTCCATcgaagtccggtcaactccggATGTCTGCTATACCAAGTTAGAAAAAAAagcgaatcggaaaaaatagtaaagaaaaaaattgtttttttacctcaggaatcttcggttgagatatatgtacaagtcaatgactcaccctgtatatttttacgAGCTTTGAAGCTTAGGTTCTAATACATGTTGATCTCGGAtaaacatttatattttatggtgggagaataataattaataactatTCATTATCAGTCATCCTATTGcttgattttttgaaataatacccCTGTAGATTAATATGATGAAGTTTTTCTTATTCCTAACCTAAAGATTCAAACGGTACTTCGAAAACAATACACCATTCCAATCTCTTTTTAATTACCgataaaattttccaattcttcAATGTCACATCAAATgcataattattttatattattgtatatatatattatataactattatattatataaatatagCTCTCTACATTCAAAGCGAATTTAGTTTTTGATAGAGAGTGTAAACATTTTCCACTATATTTTTGTAGAAACTCAAACACATAGATAAGAATTATCTCAACAAACAAAGAGTGAAAAATATAGTGAGGTTAATCAGTTTCCTCAGAAAAAACAATCCAAAGGGAAGAAGATATACGAAGAAATTCAAACAGCATGGTCTTTCACTATATTATTATGGCCAAACATGTATATAAAAATGGTTACAATATAGAAGAAGAACAACAAAAACCCTTCAGAAAGGTTCAAATAGTTTTGTTTTCAGTGTCTCAAGTCTCAAATGGCGA
It includes:
- the LOC123684345 gene encoding chymotrypsin-2-like; the encoded protein is MKMQSSLLSVLLVIFRVTLALQDPTCTFANYPFVIGIKETFSFRHVCGGSLVKPNTVLTLASCIIERKDIPGFFTAVAGPSSIGRVGSQRVIAQRVVVHKRFDRSRNMNDVGLLILSGEFELSQLVAVVRIPEQFILEDIGKLHRKAVAIGWGPYHPGKRLTDDNRYLFNPKLNCIKLNILSESNCKIARKGFGFEPNKICAWVPLGNEDMCQGDAGGPLVSNGTQYGIVSVGFGCDSSKSPAFYERIDRVLDIFKQPYQVEIEYRSRSINNLPVFYVIPFFIVFEIKL